The following is a genomic window from Sphingomonas sinipercae.
AATGCATTCTTGCCCGAAAAAAGTTCCCTTGGCCCGGAACCGCTTTTGAAGACTGCACGTTATGCTGTTCGGATAGTGAACTTTTGCCCCCCCGCTCTCGCTATCCGCTTAAATGGGCCCGGAACCGCCAACCCTCCCCCCCCCCGGTGGCGCTTCCGGGCCCTCTCTTTTTTCTTCTGCTGAGATCGGGCCCGCCGCGGCCTTTCGTGCCGCGCGCCAGTGGGTCAGGCGGATCGCCAGGATGGCGAATTCGTAAAGCAGATATAGCGGCACCAGCATCATCAGCATCGACACTGCGTCCGGCGGCGTGAGCACCGCTGCGACCGCGGCGGAGGCAACTGCTGCGTAGCGCCGGTGCTTGGTCAAATGATCGAGCGTGATGATGCCGGTGCGCTCAAGGATCATCAGGAGGACTGGGGTCAGGAAGGCGACCCCAAAGCCGAACAGGAAGCGGGTGCAGAAGCTCAGGTAATTGCCGACCGCCGGAAGCGCTTCCTGCTGGATCCCGCCGATCTCCCCCTGAAAGCCGAGCAGGAAGCTAAGCGCCCACGGCATGGCCACGAAGTAAGCGAAGGCCGCGCCGCCGCCGAAGAAGACCGGGGTCAGCAACAAGAAGGGCAACAGCGCCTTCTTCTCCTTCATGTACAGGCCGGGCGCGACGAACCGCCACATCTGCGTCGCGAAGAAGGGGAAGCCGAGCATGAGCGCCGCGAACAGCGCCACTTTCACTTCGACAAAGAAGGCTTCGAAGATGTCGGTGTAGATGATCTTCCCTTGGCCGGCGGCGATCAGCGGCTGCACCA
Proteins encoded in this region:
- the tatC gene encoding twin-arginine translocase subunit TatC translates to MSEIDETKAPLLDHLIELRRRLLWSVGVLAALFFACLYFARPIFAVLVQPLIAAGQGKIIYTDIFEAFFVEVKVALFAALMLGFPFFATQMWRFVAPGLYMKEKKALLPFLLLTPVFFGGGAAFAYFVAMPWALSFLLGFQGEIGGIQQEALPAVGNYLSFCTRFLFGFGVAFLTPVLLMILERTGIITLDHLTKHRRYAAVASAAVAAVLTPPDAVSMLMMLVPLYLLYEFAILAIRLTHWRAARKAAAGPISAEEKREGPEAPPGGGRVGGSGPI